The Nerophis lumbriciformis linkage group LG15, RoL_Nlum_v2.1, whole genome shotgun sequence genome window below encodes:
- the LOC133616159 gene encoding E3 SUMO-protein ligase ZBED1-like — MADKKRSVVWCYFSPVDKATARCELCDKQVPHSSNTSNLFKHMKTTHPESHSELVKRQAHAAVKEPAPPPAARQKTLHESLQKSQVYPDESQRAREITTSLAKMIVKDLQPISIVEDQGFRHFMKVVDPRYQIPSRKSMMTGEIPKLYEHAQKTVKDSMQSASSVVLTTDMWTARTTEGYLTLSGHFIDKDWQMQSCNLATIHVAVQHTADNISELLKKTTDEWGITSKVHAVVTDNGANMVSAVRKTCWKHIPCFSHTLNLIVKDSIKADTSLESSLEKYSAIVRFFHHSTRATDKLKEVQNQLNLPQHKLIQSVDTRWNSVLYMIDRLYEQQQAITTTLCLLGRNNMCLCDEEWSHIRQASDVLRPFEEATKEVSAEQYVTISKVIPLVCLLLQKVTTSADQGNSLASQLAAQCKRRFQNIEHNHTLAASTFLDIRFRNIVFSDSANVEMIKSRIITEMQALACAETQSTRHEAAATASTVTRVTC, encoded by the exons ATGGCAGACAAGAAAAGAAGCGTGGTATGGTGTTATTTTTCACCAGTCGACAAAGCCACGGCGCGGTGCGAACTGTGTGACAAACAAGTGCCACACAGCAGCAACACCAGCAATTTATTCAAACATATGAAGACCACACATCCCGAGAGCCACAGCGAGCTGGTAAAAAGACAGGCTCACGCTGCTGTGAAAGAACCTGCACCGCCACCCGCAGCCCGGCAGAAGACCCTGCACGAAAGTCTGCAAAAAAGCCAAGTGTATCCAG ATGAGTCTCAAAGAGCACGTGAGATCACAACAAGCCTTGCCAAAATGATTGTGAAGGACTTGCAACCCATTTCAATAGTAGAGGACCAAGGTTTCCGGCATTTTATGAAGGTGGTAGATCCTCGATACCAGATCCCTAGTCGGAAatccatgatgacaggtgaaaTTCCCAAACTGTACGAGCATGCACAAAAAACAGTAAAGGACTCCATGCAATCAGCAAGCAGTGTGGTTTTAACAACCGACATGTGGACTGCAAGAACCACTGAAGGTTATTTGACTCTGTCAGGACATTTTATTGACAAAGACTGGCAGATGCAGTCTTGCAATCTTGCAACAATCCATGTAGCTGTGCAGCACACAGCAGACAATATATCTGAACTCCTCAAAAAAACAACTGATGAATGGGGCATCACCAGTAAGGTTCATGCGGTTGTTACAGACAATGGAGCCAATATGGTCTCTGCTGTGCGTAAAACTTGTTGGAAACATATTCcttgtttttctcacacactcaACCTCATTGTGAAGGACTCCATTAAGGCTGACACAAGTCTTGAGTCCAGCTTGGAGAAATATAGTGCCATTGTTCGGTTCTTCCATCACAGCACCAGAGCAACTGACAAGCTAAAAGAAGTACAAAATCAGTTGAATTTACCACAGCATAAACTAATCCAATCAGTGGATACTAGATGGAACTCTGTGTTGTACATGATTGACAGACTGTATGAGCAACAACAAGCCATCACAACAACACTTTGTCTTCTCGGGAGAAACAACATGTGCCTATGTGATGAAGAATGGTCCCACATCAGGCAGGCCAGTGATGTCCTCAGGCCTTTTGAAGAGGCCACCAAGGAGGTTTCAGCAGAGCAGTATGTCACGATTTCCAAAGTCATACCTCTGGTCTGTCTTCTTCTCCAGAAAGTAACCACATCTGCTGACCAGGGTAACAGTCTGGCTTCACAACTTGCTGCACAATGCAAGCGAAGGTTCCAAAACATTGAACACAACCACACTCTTGCAGCCAGCACCTTTTTGGACATTCGCTTCAGAAACATTGTGTTCAGTGATTCTGCAAATGTGGAGATGATTAAATCACGGATCATCACAGAAATGCAAGCCCTGGCCTGCGCTGAAACACAGTCAACGAGACATGAGGCCGCCGCGACTGCATCAACTGTGACACGAGTCACCTGCTGA
- the LOC133616104 gene encoding tubulin alpha-1C chain-like: MRECISVHVGQAGVQIGNACWELYCLEHGIQPDGQMPSDKTIGGGDDSFNTFFSETGAGKHVPRAVFVDLEPTVIDEVRTGTYRQLFHPEQLITGKEDAANNYARGHYTIGKEIIDLVLDRIRKLADQCTGLQGFLVFHSFGGGTGSGFTSLLMERLSVDYGKKSKLEFSIYPAPQVSTAVVEPYNSILTTHTTLEHSDCAFMVDNEAIYDICRRNLDMERPTYTNLNRLISQITSSITASLRFDGALNVDLAEFQTNLVPYPRIHFPLATYAPIISAEKAYHEQLTVADITNACFEPANQMVKCDPRHGKYMACCLLYRGDVVPKDVNAAIATIKTKRTIQFVDWCPTGFKVGINYQPPTVVPGGDLAKVQRAVCMLSNTTAVAEAWARLDHKFDLMYAKRAFVHWYVGEGMEEGEFSEAREDMAALEKDYEEVGADSVDDQGEEGEEY, encoded by the exons ATG CGTGAGTGTATCTCGGTGCACGTCGGCCAGGCAGGTGTTCAGATTGGCAACGCCTGCTGGGAGCTTTACTGCCTGGAACATGGAATCCAGCCGGATGGACAGATGCCCAGTGACAAGACGATTGGAGGTGGAGACGATTCCTTTAACACCTTCTTCAGTGAGACCGGAGCAGGAAAGCATGTTCCCAGAGCTGTTTTTGTGGACCTGGAGCCCACTGTCATCG ACGAGGTGCGCACTGGAACATATCGACAGCTCTTCCACCCTGAGCAGTTGATCACTGGCAAGGAAGACGCTGCCAATAATTACGCGCGCGGTCACTACACAATTGGAAAAGAGATCATTGACCTTGTGCTGGACAGAATTCGAAAACTG GCTGACCAGTGCACTGGCCTTCAAGGCTTCCTGGTATTTCACAGCTTTGGTGGTGGCACTGGCTCTGGTTTCACCTCCCTCTTGATGGAGCGTCTATCTGTGGACTACGGCAAGAAATCCAAGCTGGAGTTCTCAATCTACCCAGCCCCTCAAGTCTCCACAGCTGTAGTGGAGCCCTACAATTCCATTTTGACCACACACACCACCCTGGAGCACTCCGACTGCGCCTTCATGGTTGACAATGAGGCCATTTACGATATCTGCCGCAGAAACCTTGACATGGAGCGTCCTACTTATACTAACCTGAACAGGCTCATCAGTCAAATCACATCCTCCATCACTGCCTCACTTCGTTTCGACGGTGCCCTTAATGTTGATCTGGCAGAATTCCAGACCAACTTGGTTCCATACCCCCGTATCCACTTCCCTTTAGCCACCTATGCCCCCATCATCTCTGCTGAAAAGGCCTACCATGAGCAATTAACTGTGGCAGATATCACCAATGCTTGTTTTGAGCCAGCCAATCAGATGGTTAAATGTGACCCCCGCCACGGCAAGTACATGGCATGTTGCCTGTTGTATCGTGGAGACGTGGTGCCAAAAGATGTCAATGCTGCTATTGCCACTATTAAAACAAAGCGCACCATCCAGTTTGTGGACTGGTGTCCCACTGGTTTCAAGGTGGGCATCAACTACCAACCGCCCACTGTGGTTCCTGGTGGAGACCTGGCCAAAGTGCAAAGAGCCGTGTGCATGCTGAGCAACACCACCGCTGTTGCAGAGGCCTGGGCTCGACTCGACCACAAGTTTGACCTGATGTACGCCAAACGTGCGTTTGTTCACTGGTATGTTGGTGAGGGAATGGAGGAGGGGGAGTTCTCTGAGGCCAGAGAGGACATGGCGGCATTGGAGAAGGACTACGAGGAAGTCGGAGCCGACTCTGTTGATGATCAGGGAGAGGAGGGAGAGGAATATTAA